One Pullulanibacillus sp. KACC 23026 DNA segment encodes these proteins:
- the sspI gene encoding small acid-soluble spore protein SspI: MDINIRRAVLHNLHNNDKSQLRDTIVDAIQDGQEKMLPGLGVLMEVIWQQSDEATRDILINNLAKGV, encoded by the coding sequence ATGGACATCAATATTCGTCGAGCGGTCCTTCATAATTTGCATAATAATGATAAGTCACAATTACGTGATACCATCGTGGATGCGATTCAGGACGGGCAAGAAAAAATGCTTCCCGGTCTTGGCGTACTGATGGAAGTCATTTGGCAGCAATCCGATGAAGCGACGCGTGACATCTTAATTAACAACCTCGCAAAAGGGGTTTAA
- a CDS encoding Rrf2 family transcriptional regulator encodes MKLTQYTDYSLRVLLFLGALDKGELVQIQDVASIYHLSKNHLTKVVHHLGKLDLIETIRGRGGGIRLKQDPEQINIGWVVRQTEEDFHIVECFAHKDNACRISSICLLKGILHEALDAYLNVLDRYTLKDILANKQALQPLLFQG; translated from the coding sequence ATGAAGCTTACCCAATACACGGATTATTCATTAAGAGTCCTCCTTTTTCTTGGTGCTCTGGATAAAGGAGAGCTAGTTCAAATACAAGACGTTGCTTCGATTTACCATCTTTCGAAAAATCATTTGACAAAAGTGGTCCATCATCTCGGCAAATTAGACTTAATTGAAACCATTCGCGGCCGCGGTGGAGGCATTCGTCTCAAACAAGACCCGGAACAAATTAATATTGGCTGGGTGGTCAGACAAACAGAAGAAGATTTCCACATCGTAGAGTGCTTTGCCCATAAGGATAACGCCTGTCGAATCAGTTCGATTTGTTTGCTAAAAGGCATCCTGCATGAAGCATTGGATGCTTATCTAAACGTGTTAGACCGCTATACCTTAAAAGACATTTTAGCTAATAAACAAGCTCTGCAGCCTTTGCTTTTTCAGGGTTAA
- the pheT gene encoding phenylalanine--tRNA ligase subunit beta yields MQVSYNWLKDYVDLTDISPEKLADLITKAGIEVEHVHYLGEGIKGVVVGYVESCTLHPNADKLNVCQVNLGSETVQIICGAPNVAAGQTVAVARAGAVLPGHFKIKKAKLRGEESNGMICSLGELGVDQKLVPKEYANGIYVLDEEAIVGEDALPYLNLDDAVLELDILPNSAHCMNMIGVAYEVGAILDRPVHIPEPIVKESDVSAHEKIRVNVDAKDGVPFYSVRMIEGVKIGPSPRWLQNRLIACGIRPISNVVDITNYVMLEYGQPLHAFDFRDFGTDEVVVRKAQPNEKMVTLDDQERDLEEYDLLITNGERPMGLAGVMGGANSEVKPNTETILLESAIFDSRTIRKTSTRLQLRTDASSRYEKGIDRNRAVPAANRAAELMSLYANGTVLKGVVHEGDVEVPPTRIELPVQKINQVLGTDLETDVIVSVLKRLGFGVTLNGELLSVEVPARRPDVIIPEDLVEEVGRIYGYDHVPATLPKGTSAEAGLNPYQVKRRQVERYMTGAGLSQAVTYSLTSEERLEMIAPLKGEGVAAVRLAMPMSEDRNVLRKSLLPELLQAVTYHLNRQMPNVFLYEMGHVFIKNEGEANLPDEREYLSGALTGIWEQGGWQGPSQKVDFYVAKGVLDGLFERLGVASQIAYQPTEHKGLHPGRTASILLGETAIGIIGQVHPELQSEWDLNDTVVYECDLTALLEAELEPLTFVSLPRYPSITRDIALVVEESVQAGVLRETILNAGGDLLKEATLFDLYKGEHLEPGKKSLAYSLRYYNPEKTLTDEEVTAVHEKVLQAVYQAFGATLRG; encoded by the coding sequence ATGCAAGTATCTTATAATTGGCTCAAGGATTATGTTGATTTAACCGATATATCCCCAGAAAAATTAGCGGATCTTATTACTAAAGCGGGCATTGAAGTCGAGCATGTTCATTATTTAGGTGAGGGCATTAAAGGAGTAGTCGTCGGTTACGTGGAAAGCTGCACTCTCCATCCTAATGCGGATAAGCTAAATGTTTGTCAAGTTAATTTGGGGAGCGAGACGGTTCAAATTATTTGTGGGGCGCCGAATGTAGCGGCAGGCCAGACAGTCGCAGTTGCTAGAGCAGGGGCGGTTCTGCCAGGCCATTTTAAAATAAAAAAAGCGAAGCTGCGCGGAGAAGAATCCAATGGTATGATTTGTTCGCTCGGTGAACTGGGTGTTGATCAGAAGCTCGTACCAAAAGAATACGCGAATGGCATTTATGTCTTAGATGAAGAAGCGATTGTTGGAGAAGATGCTCTTCCTTACTTGAACTTAGACGATGCTGTTTTAGAACTTGATATTTTACCTAACAGTGCCCATTGTATGAATATGATCGGGGTGGCCTATGAAGTTGGAGCCATTCTTGACCGACCTGTTCACATTCCAGAGCCAATTGTAAAAGAAAGTGACGTTTCTGCGCATGAGAAAATTCGTGTAAACGTCGACGCGAAGGATGGGGTTCCGTTCTACAGTGTCCGAATGATTGAAGGGGTTAAGATTGGTCCATCTCCGCGTTGGCTGCAAAACCGGTTGATCGCTTGCGGAATTCGTCCAATAAGCAATGTCGTTGATATTACAAACTATGTCATGCTCGAGTATGGCCAACCGCTTCATGCGTTTGATTTTCGCGATTTTGGAACCGATGAGGTCGTCGTTCGAAAGGCTCAGCCAAATGAAAAGATGGTCACCTTAGATGACCAAGAACGTGATCTTGAAGAATATGACCTTTTAATAACCAACGGAGAACGGCCGATGGGGCTTGCAGGTGTCATGGGTGGAGCCAATTCTGAAGTGAAACCGAATACGGAAACGATTCTGTTGGAGTCCGCCATTTTTGATTCACGCACAATCCGCAAAACCTCAACACGCTTGCAGCTTCGTACCGATGCCAGCTCCCGTTATGAAAAAGGGATCGACCGCAATCGAGCCGTACCGGCGGCTAATCGTGCGGCGGAGCTCATGTCCCTGTATGCAAATGGTACGGTTTTAAAAGGTGTGGTTCATGAAGGCGATGTAGAAGTACCGCCAACACGAATTGAGCTCCCTGTGCAAAAAATTAATCAAGTTCTTGGTACGGACCTAGAGACGGATGTGATCGTTTCCGTGTTAAAACGCTTAGGCTTTGGGGTCACTCTTAACGGCGAATTGTTGTCCGTTGAAGTCCCGGCTCGTCGTCCGGATGTCATCATTCCTGAAGATTTGGTGGAAGAGGTTGGTCGGATTTATGGCTATGACCACGTCCCGGCAACCTTGCCAAAAGGCACTTCAGCAGAAGCGGGATTAAATCCTTACCAAGTCAAAAGACGTCAGGTTGAACGATACATGACTGGAGCAGGTTTGAGCCAAGCGGTTACCTATTCCTTGACATCTGAAGAGCGTTTAGAGATGATCGCTCCTTTAAAAGGCGAAGGCGTGGCGGCGGTTCGACTTGCTATGCCGATGTCAGAGGATCGCAATGTTCTGCGCAAAAGCCTCCTCCCAGAGCTCTTACAGGCGGTCACCTATCATTTAAATCGACAAATGCCAAACGTATTCTTATATGAAATGGGCCATGTCTTCATTAAAAATGAAGGAGAGGCCAACTTGCCTGACGAAAGAGAGTATCTCTCCGGTGCCTTAACAGGTATTTGGGAGCAAGGCGGCTGGCAAGGACCGAGTCAAAAGGTTGATTTTTATGTGGCAAAAGGGGTTTTAGATGGGCTGTTTGAGAGACTCGGTGTCGCTTCACAGATCGCTTATCAACCAACTGAGCATAAAGGTCTGCATCCTGGAAGAACGGCCTCTATTCTGCTTGGAGAGACAGCGATTGGGATCATTGGACAAGTTCACCCAGAGCTTCAGTCTGAATGGGACTTAAACGATACAGTCGTGTACGAATGTGATCTAACGGCCTTGTTGGAGGCGGAACTCGAGCCGCTAACCTTTGTCAGCCTACCGCGTTATCCATCTATCACTCGGGATATTGCGCTAGTTGTCGAGGAATCGGTGCAAGCGGGAGTCCTTCGCGAAACGATCCTGAATGCTGGAGGAGACCTGTTAAAAGAAGCGACCTTATTCGATCTGTATAAGGGTGAGCATTTGGAACCAGGGAAGAAATCACTTGCCTACTCTTTGAGATACTACAACCCAGAAAAAACTTTGACAGACGAAGAAGTCACAGCGGTTCATGAGAAAGTTCTTCAAGCGGTTTACCAAGCATTTGGAGCCACTTTAAGAGGTTAA
- a CDS encoding dUTP diphosphatase — MLQLQPLFDTQRMLDQRIVEKHQLEGKVFAEDKLLALLVELGELANETRCFKFWSFKGPSESSIILEEYVDGLHFILSIGLDHGYEGVQLSPQEQAEEKALTVHFLSVFSNIEAFNQARTELNYVKLFEAFLLLGNQLGFSNEGIVEAYHRKNAINHERQDQNY, encoded by the coding sequence ATGTTACAATTACAGCCTTTATTTGATACACAACGAATGTTAGATCAACGAATTGTTGAAAAACACCAGCTTGAAGGAAAAGTGTTCGCGGAGGATAAATTATTAGCGCTTCTAGTTGAATTAGGTGAACTTGCCAATGAAACACGCTGCTTTAAATTCTGGAGCTTTAAAGGACCCTCTGAATCCTCTATCATTTTAGAAGAATATGTCGATGGCCTTCATTTTATTTTATCAATAGGCTTGGATCATGGCTATGAAGGGGTTCAGCTTTCACCACAGGAGCAGGCAGAAGAAAAGGCGCTAACTGTTCATTTTCTTTCGGTCTTTTCAAACATTGAGGCGTTTAATCAAGCCCGGACCGAGTTAAACTATGTAAAGCTTTTTGAAGCCTTCCTTCTTTTAGGCAACCAGCTTGGCTTTTCTAATGAGGGCATTGTAGAGGCTTATCATCGCAAAAATGCGATTAATCATGAAAGGCAGGATCAAAATTATTAA
- the hmpA gene encoding NO-inducible flavohemoprotein, protein MLSQETISIIKSTVPVLEKYGQDITKRFYQRLFENYPELKNIFNQTNQRKSSQQQALANMVYQAAKHIDRLNDLSEEALVVAHKHVSIGIRPDQYPIVGEQLLGAIKDILGDAATDTILNAWAEAYGVIAQLFIDIETQMREANLQKGAWDGYKEFVVANKIQESDGITSFYLKPADGQQVPVYSPGQYISVKVKPEGESHTHIRQYSLSDAYTSDFYRISVKKEEGRHALPEGIVSNYLHDEIEEGQRLLVSAPQGKFTLELDNKKPIVILSGGVGLTPVTSMVKTWHEKGGEQPITWIHAAINGRAHALKDEMQTMAKENPNLTLYTIYENPTLEDQREQAYDKEGRLDMDWLKGILPSKDAEFYFCGPEPFMKLIYNDLLNWGVPEASLHFEFFGPTSQLIAN, encoded by the coding sequence ATGTTAAGTCAAGAAACGATTTCAATTATTAAATCAACTGTACCAGTGCTAGAAAAGTATGGCCAAGATATTACGAAAAGGTTTTATCAAAGACTCTTTGAAAACTATCCTGAATTAAAGAATATATTTAATCAGACCAATCAAAGGAAATCAAGTCAGCAACAAGCACTTGCTAACATGGTCTATCAAGCGGCCAAGCATATTGATCGATTGAATGATTTGAGTGAAGAGGCCTTGGTTGTGGCTCATAAGCATGTCTCTATTGGCATCCGCCCAGACCAGTATCCAATTGTTGGTGAACAATTACTTGGAGCAATCAAAGATATTTTGGGTGACGCAGCAACGGATACGATCCTTAATGCTTGGGCTGAAGCCTACGGTGTGATTGCTCAGTTATTTATCGATATCGAAACACAAATGCGAGAGGCTAATCTGCAAAAGGGAGCTTGGGATGGGTATAAAGAGTTTGTTGTTGCTAATAAAATACAAGAGTCCGATGGGATTACCTCTTTCTATTTGAAACCAGCAGACGGGCAACAAGTCCCTGTCTATTCTCCAGGACAATATATAAGTGTTAAGGTGAAGCCAGAAGGGGAATCGCACACCCATATCCGCCAATATAGTCTTTCGGATGCTTATACATCTGACTTTTACCGAATTAGTGTGAAAAAAGAGGAAGGACGACATGCCTTACCAGAGGGGATTGTCTCCAATTATCTTCATGATGAGATCGAAGAAGGACAGCGATTGCTTGTAAGTGCTCCTCAGGGGAAATTTACACTCGAACTTGATAATAAAAAGCCGATTGTGATCTTAAGCGGCGGTGTTGGTCTCACCCCAGTCACAAGTATGGTGAAAACTTGGCATGAAAAAGGGGGAGAGCAGCCAATCACTTGGATTCATGCAGCAATCAATGGACGGGCTCATGCTCTAAAAGATGAAATGCAGACCATGGCAAAAGAGAATCCAAATTTAACACTTTATACGATCTATGAGAACCCAACCCTAGAAGATCAACGTGAGCAAGCATACGATAAAGAAGGACGACTGGATATGGATTGGTTGAAAGGGATTCTTCCATCCAAGGATGCAGAGTTTTACTTCTGCGGCCCAGAGCCATTTATGAAGCTGATATATAATGACCTATTAAATTGGGGCGTGCCTGAAGCCTCTTTGCACTTTGAATTCTTCGGACCGACTTCGCAATTAATAGCAAACTAA
- the pheS gene encoding phenylalanine--tRNA ligase subunit alpha encodes MKDELVQLKQEALEVIEAAQDLQSLQAAKVKYLGKKGSLTDILRGMGKLSAEERPVIGQLANEVREAIQSTIDEKETRLEEEKVRQKLQKETLDVTLPGRAVRQGSRHPLRLVIEEIEDLFISMGYAVAEGPEVEQDYYNFEALNLPKNHPARDMQDSFYITEELLLRTHTSPVQARTMERHQGKGPVKIICPGKVYRRDNDDATHSHQFMQIEGLYVDKNVTLSDLKGTLTVFAQKMFGEDRRIRLRPSFFPFTEPSVEMDISCFHCGGDGCSVCKHTGWIEILGAGMVHPNVLRMSGFDPDVYTGFAFGMGPERIAMLKYGIDDIRHFYTNDERFLKQFSRLS; translated from the coding sequence GTGAAGGATGAATTAGTTCAACTAAAACAAGAAGCCTTAGAGGTTATAGAAGCAGCCCAGGATCTTCAATCGCTTCAAGCAGCCAAAGTTAAATACCTTGGTAAAAAGGGTTCTCTAACAGATATTTTGCGAGGGATGGGTAAGCTTTCTGCAGAAGAAAGACCTGTGATTGGACAACTTGCCAATGAAGTCCGTGAAGCGATTCAAAGCACGATTGATGAGAAGGAAACGCGTCTAGAAGAAGAGAAAGTCCGACAAAAGCTGCAAAAGGAAACGCTCGACGTCACCCTTCCTGGCCGCGCTGTGCGCCAAGGGTCCCGCCATCCTCTTCGTCTTGTCATTGAAGAGATTGAAGATCTATTTATCAGCATGGGCTATGCGGTTGCTGAAGGTCCAGAAGTCGAGCAGGATTATTATAATTTCGAAGCACTGAATCTGCCGAAGAATCATCCAGCTCGCGACATGCAGGACTCTTTTTATATTACTGAAGAGCTCTTGCTTAGAACGCACACGTCTCCTGTGCAAGCGAGGACGATGGAGCGGCATCAAGGAAAGGGTCCCGTTAAAATTATTTGCCCGGGTAAGGTCTACAGACGAGATAACGACGATGCGACTCACTCTCATCAATTTATGCAAATTGAAGGTCTTTATGTAGATAAGAATGTGACGCTTAGTGATTTAAAAGGAACTTTAACCGTGTTTGCTCAGAAAATGTTTGGTGAAGATCGCCGCATTCGTTTGCGTCCAAGCTTCTTCCCATTTACAGAGCCGTCTGTTGAAATGGACATTTCTTGTTTCCACTGCGGCGGCGATGGATGTTCGGTATGTAAGCACACAGGATGGATTGAGATTCTCGGCGCAGGCATGGTGCATCCTAACGTACTTCGTATGTCAGGATTTGATCCAGACGTGTACACAGGATTTGCCTTTGGAATGGGTCCTGAACGAATTGCTATGTTAAAGTACGGAATTGATGATATCCGTCATTTTTATACAAATGATGAGCGCTTTTTGAAGCAGTTTTCACGTTTATCCTAA
- a CDS encoding DUF1294 domain-containing protein, whose translation MLIGLYYVIMQLAGYTIMGVDKGRAKRGEWRVPEKRLWQLAFFGAGLGLWLGMEKFRHKSKHLNFRLGFPLFTCLHAAFILFIYYEITFK comes from the coding sequence ATGTTGATTGGTTTATATTATGTGATCATGCAACTTGCAGGCTATACCATAATGGGTGTTGATAAGGGGAGAGCCAAAAGAGGCGAGTGGCGGGTCCCTGAAAAGCGATTATGGCAACTAGCCTTCTTTGGTGCTGGATTAGGTTTGTGGCTTGGAATGGAGAAGTTTCGTCATAAATCCAAGCACTTGAACTTTCGCCTTGGCTTTCCCCTTTTTACATGTCTACATGCCGCTTTTATTTTGTTCATTTATTATGAGATTACATTTAAGTGA
- a CDS encoding TIGR04104 family putative zinc finger protein produces MPTCKKCHHKWTWADTIQRTFKKKKACPYCGEIQYTSFKSSQRMTWYGLMIPIVLIVISLFSLPTVIGIIVSAIIIVIGFLTQPFLTTLSNKEEFPE; encoded by the coding sequence ATGCCAACTTGTAAGAAATGTCACCATAAATGGACTTGGGCAGATACAATTCAAAGGACATTCAAGAAGAAAAAGGCATGTCCTTATTGCGGGGAAATCCAGTATACGTCTTTTAAATCTTCTCAACGTATGACTTGGTACGGGTTAATGATTCCAATTGTACTTATTGTTATTTCTTTGTTCAGTTTGCCAACAGTTATAGGAATTATTGTCTCTGCGATTATTATTGTGATAGGTTTCTTAACGCAACCGTTTCTGACAACTTTAAGTAACAAAGAGGAATTTCCTGAATGA
- a CDS encoding M42 family metallopeptidase, producing MVELDQSLQMLKDLTDAKGIPGNEAEPRQVMKTYIEPFADQIQYDGLGSLIAEKVGEADGPKIMVAGHLDEVGFMVTQIDEKGFLRFQTVGGWWSQVMLAQRVTVVTNSGEVPGVIGSKPPHILDADARKKPFEIKDMFIDIGAESKEEAQSFGVRPGDMVVPVCDFTVMKNPKYLLAKALDNRIGCAIAIDVLKQLKNEAHPNRVYGVGTVQEEVGLRGATTAAHVIQPDIALTVDTGIPGDTPGITEKEALSELGKGPQIIIYDASMVAHKGVRDFVTGVADKLGIPYQFDAVPGGGTDSGKIHLTGKGVPSLSITIATRYLHTAASIIHRDDYENAVKLIVACIKELDKEKVQAITLD from the coding sequence ATGGTTGAACTCGATCAATCACTTCAAATGCTTAAAGATTTAACAGATGCAAAAGGAATTCCGGGGAACGAAGCTGAACCTCGTCAAGTCATGAAAACATACATAGAACCGTTTGCTGACCAAATTCAGTATGATGGCCTTGGAAGCTTGATCGCCGAAAAAGTGGGTGAAGCAGATGGTCCGAAAATCATGGTCGCTGGCCACTTAGATGAAGTTGGTTTTATGGTCACCCAGATTGACGAAAAGGGCTTTTTGCGCTTTCAAACAGTTGGTGGCTGGTGGAGCCAAGTGATGCTCGCACAGCGTGTAACCGTTGTGACGAATAGCGGAGAGGTTCCAGGAGTGATCGGCTCGAAGCCGCCGCACATTTTAGATGCGGATGCTCGGAAAAAACCTTTTGAAATTAAGGATATGTTTATTGACATAGGGGCTGAGAGTAAGGAAGAAGCCCAGTCCTTTGGCGTCCGTCCTGGTGACATGGTCGTGCCTGTCTGTGACTTTACCGTGATGAAAAATCCAAAATACTTATTGGCAAAAGCATTGGACAACCGGATTGGTTGTGCGATTGCGATAGATGTTCTTAAGCAGCTTAAAAATGAAGCGCATCCGAACCGTGTCTATGGCGTAGGTACTGTACAAGAGGAAGTTGGGCTTAGAGGAGCGACAACAGCCGCCCATGTCATTCAGCCTGATATCGCCTTAACTGTTGATACAGGTATCCCAGGTGATACACCAGGAATTACAGAGAAAGAAGCCCTATCCGAGTTAGGTAAAGGGCCGCAAATCATTATTTATGATGCATCTATGGTGGCTCATAAAGGCGTTCGTGATTTTGTCACAGGTGTTGCGGATAAACTAGGCATTCCTTATCAGTTTGATGCCGTTCCTGGCGGCGGAACCGATTCAGGTAAGATTCATTTGACTGGTAAAGGGGTTCCATCGCTTTCGATAACGATTGCAACACGTTACTTGCATACGGCGGCTTCCATCATCCACCGTGACGATTACGAGAATGCAGTCAAATTGATCGTTGCCTGCATCAAAGAACTGGACAAAGAAAAAGTTCAAGCGATCACGCTCGATTAA
- a CDS encoding RNA methyltransferase, which translates to MKRIESAQNATYKEWHKLEQKKWRDRAGQFLIEGPHLVEEALKTNQVVAVLIKEGMPKPYEETRDKPPLFELSEALFNSLVTTETPQGILAVVQLEKKTVTWESGRFLLIDAVQDPGNLGTMIRTADAAGFDYVVLGKGTVDAYNAKTLRSAQGSHFHIHLFSADLSDVILELKQQGIQVVGTSLEGESILDASPKKDGNMALLVGNEGAGVQSRLLEMADYQVKLPIYGQAESLNVAVAAGILMYWARGI; encoded by the coding sequence ATGAAACGTATTGAATCCGCACAAAATGCCACTTATAAAGAATGGCATAAGCTTGAGCAAAAAAAATGGCGTGACCGAGCAGGACAATTTTTGATCGAAGGCCCTCACCTTGTTGAAGAAGCACTTAAAACCAATCAGGTCGTCGCTGTCCTTATCAAGGAAGGCATGCCGAAGCCTTATGAGGAAACAAGGGATAAGCCGCCTTTATTTGAGCTTAGTGAAGCTTTATTTAATTCCCTTGTTACAACGGAAACACCGCAGGGAATACTGGCGGTTGTTCAATTAGAAAAGAAGACGGTAACATGGGAATCAGGCCGGTTTTTATTAATCGATGCCGTCCAGGACCCCGGTAATTTAGGGACAATGATTCGAACTGCTGATGCGGCGGGTTTTGATTATGTTGTCCTCGGTAAAGGAACAGTAGATGCCTATAACGCCAAAACATTAAGATCTGCACAAGGTTCTCATTTTCATATACACCTCTTTTCAGCGGACCTCAGTGACGTGATATTAGAGCTGAAACAGCAGGGCATTCAAGTGGTGGGAACCTCGCTTGAGGGTGAATCGATTCTTGACGCATCGCCAAAGAAAGACGGGAATATGGCACTTCTTGTTGGGAATGAGGGGGCAGGTGTCCAAAGCCGTCTTTTGGAAATGGCTGATTATCAAGTCAAACTGCCTATATATGGACAAGCTGAATCTTTAAATGTGGCAGTCGCAGCGGGCATTTTAATGTATTGGGCGAGAGGGATCTAG